A single window of Deinococcota bacterium DNA harbors:
- a CDS encoding 3'-5' exonuclease, translating to MILPTAPAPAKFEERLCAALSSLLERDDVLILDTETTGLSQAEVIEVSVIDTRGEILLDTLVRPRARRMNPYAQRVHGVSLDMLDDQPNWPDVLPELRRLTDRATVLAWNAPFDARMLEATSAGWGLTHPSILFACAMRMYARLKGSKRSGLHRAVKAEGLEHLLERHRSHRALGDVHFVLEVLRKCTTARDG from the coding sequence GTGATCCTCCCTACCGCGCCTGCCCCCGCGAAATTCGAGGAGAGGCTGTGCGCGGCTCTCTCGAGCCTCTTGGAGCGCGACGACGTGCTCATCTTGGACACCGAGACCACCGGCCTCTCGCAGGCCGAGGTGATCGAGGTGAGCGTCATCGACACGCGCGGCGAGATCCTCCTCGACACGCTCGTGCGCCCGCGCGCGCGGCGCATGAACCCCTATGCCCAGCGGGTCCACGGCGTCAGCTTGGACATGCTCGACGATCAGCCGAACTGGCCCGACGTCCTCCCTGAACTGAGGCGGCTGACGGACCGCGCCACGGTCTTGGCCTGGAACGCGCCCTTCGACGCGCGCATGCTCGAGGCGACCAGCGCGGGCTGGGGCCTGACTCACCCGAGCATCCTCTTCGCCTGTGCCATGCGCATGTACGCGCGGCTCAAAGGGAGCAAGCGCAGCGGCCTGCACCGGGCCGTCAAAGCCGAGGGGCTGGAGCACCTCCTCGAAAGGCACCGCAGCCACCGGGCTCTGGGCGACGTGCACTTCGTGCTCGAGGTTCTCCGCAAGTGTACCACGGCTCGAGACGGTTGA